One Mus musculus strain C57BL/6J chromosome 2, GRCm38.p6 C57BL/6J genomic window, CCTTAGCTCACTCTACCGGCCACTTTGAGGGATTTCCTCCCGGGGCGGCCTTTGCAGCAGAAACACATCTGCCTGGTTCGCGGCAACAGCATGGATCTCCGAGTAAGAACCCTTCTTGGTGGAGACAGACTTCGGATTCTCCTAATGTTCTTCCGTGAGTAGCGTCTGGGGACCAGGGGTACTGAATGCACTCTGCAGCAGAGAATCTAATACACCGAATAAAGCCCTCTGATTTCACTCTGTTGTACTAGGTCTTTATGCTTGTGGTTATTTGGGGCTGGTGAGTGTTATGACCCATCCATATCAGAGAACTCCCAGAGAGCCACACACCTGTATGGCATCTCCCAGACAGAGCGCTAGACACGCCGAACTCATGGCTGTGATGGTGGGGCATAGCACTGCCAAGAAAGATTTAGCTTTAACCGCGCTCCCTAAACCCCcagggtgtctgtgtgtatgtgtgtatgtgtgtaagtgtgtgtgttaaAGCCTAGTCGTATTGCAAAtaagaatttaattttattttagcttcTGTTTTCATTATAAATTATCAGCAGTAAATATGAGTTTGGTGGCGGTagactagagaaatggcttgcGGAGCACACTGCTTCGAGCAGGGAACTTTGCCTCTCCAAAGCCTGCAGAGAACCAGCTCAGGTGTCCTAAAGCAGAGGGCTAGTTGAGCCCGAGAGCAATGAAATTGCTTTCCTTGTTCCGCAGATGTAATGGTCCAAACCGTGGCAGAACAAGAAGTGGAAAATCTTTCGGGCCTTTCCACGAACCCCGAGAAAGACATATTTGTGGTGCGGGAAAATGGGACGACGTGTCTCATGGCAGAGTTTGCAGCCAAATTTATTGTACCTTATGATGTGTGGGCCAGCAATTATGTGGATGTAAGGAATctttttcctccccagcttgctcctAGGGGCGGCAGGGCCGAAGGGCACCCTCCCTCCAGGCCCTGCCAAGACCTCAGTCGCCCGCCTCTTCCCCCCCAAACCCCCCGCAGGCTGTTCCCGAATGCTGCATGGGGGTTCCGGCTTGCAACGCCTTCTGCTCGCCCTGCCTGCTTTAAAAGTAAACCCCCCTCTCTGCTCCCCTCCTGGAGGGGTGTGCACGTAAGAGTCTACCCGCATGTTCCTGGACCCCGGAGCGCGCGGGCACAGGAGCGCCCAAACCTGCAAGCTAGAGTTTGGACGCGCATCCCTTCCCGGTCCGCGCCAGGGCCCGGCGCGCTGAGGGGGCGCGGGGCGTGTGTGTTCCCAGCTGATCACAGAACAGGCTGAGATCTCCTTGACCCGGGGAGCTGAGGTGAAGGGCCACTGTGGCCACAACGAGTCGGAGCTGGAGGTGTTCTGGGTAGATCACGCCTACACACTCAGAATGCTCTTTGTAAAGGTAATTCGATGCGGGGAGGTAGAGGGATGGTGAAGTCCCGCATGGGTGTGCGCACAGTGGCCTCAGGGGTTGCCCATCTTAAAGCAATTAGAGGGGTTCACAGGACCCTCCCCATCTTGGCAGGAAAGTCACAAcacttccaaaggaccagagGCGACTTGGAATCTGAACAAGGTGCATTTTGTCTATGATTCCTCGGAGAAGACTCACTTTAAAGCCCCTGTGAAGGGTGAGTAGTTCAGGGGGTCACAGGAGCAAGAGCAAACCAGAAACACTCATCCTGTCTCTGGATCTTGGAAGCAACTCTGGGATTTTTGTTCTGAGGATAGGCAAACCTGGGACTGCTTGCTCTCCAGGGTCAAAGAGGCAGGAGAACCTCTGTGTGTTCTCAGGAAAGCCTAGATCAAAGATCCTTCAGACTCAAGCTGAAATATGAATTTTCTCTAGAAGAGGCTCCAATGAGTTTCgctattatgtttttttttttctgcatcgcAGATTGATCTGCTCTCCTGtattaaataaaacaagcaaatccTCAGAAATGCAAGCGGACACTGTGACAGGCTTGGGTGGCCTGCAGCTTCACCCTGTGCACAGGGGTGTAGCTCTGGAGTTTTAATTGCAACCACCACAGGGCAGGTTTTGTATCTTAATTCATTAGCGTTTCCTGCCCATTCTCACTCAGGCCTTCTAAAACCATCCCAGAGAGAACACCCAAAATACCCACACCTGAAATAACAATGTTCCTTCCTATCTGTGAGCATTATTAAAGACCAgagatatatttaaatgtattttttaaaacaaaagcaaaattcaCTGTGTCACTTGCAGAGAGACCTTCCATCACTTAGTCCCTGCGATTGATTCTAAAAGAACAGCAAACTTGAGCcagaagaagagaaaacatggGATGGGAACCATGGAGACCTAGGTCATTGGTGTGTTTTTGGAACCACTGATGGAGGCCTTAGTCAAAGGGTCCTGTTTTCAGGCAGCACAGTGCTTCCACAATGGAATTCCAAACTAATATCTAATGAGATAGGCTCAGGGACAGTGAAGAACTTGGTCCTATCTTTCTTGGAGCTCCAGTCCTGGGATTGCAGCACCAATAGGAGGCATAGGTTCTGAGCTAAGCAGAGAGCTCTGCCTAAGTTAGCAGCAATGAGTATGCATCCATCCTAACTGCTGCCTTGCTTCTCCCGCAGTTAATAAGTACATCGCCAGCTCTCATCACCTCTCTGCCTTGGTCACCCCAGCTGGGATGTCCTATGAGTGTCAGGCTCAGCAGACCATTTCTCTGGCCTCCAGTGACCCTCAGAAGACTGTCACCATGATCCTGTCCGCAGTGCACATCCAGCCCTTTGATATCATCTCTGACTTTGTCTTCAGTGAAGGTAGGTTAGGCTGGCggtaggaaagggaaaggaggattTAAAGAGGGCTGAAAAGAGGGGCTTACTGGCCTCCCTCCCGGGATGGTGTTACCTTTGTTTCTTCTCAGCAGTTTTCACAAGATGTAGACGTTATAAGGTTTCTGAAATACCCATCCCTGTCCCAACCCTTTGCCTCTTTATTCTCTTACTCACTTGTATAGGAGAAATTATTTAAAGGCAATTTGATATTCTGATTCTCATAGGCAgattctaatttctttatttgtaCTTTCCATGGGGTTGGGGATTACCGAGCGAATGCAATGAATTATTTAACTGTTCAGATTGGAGGATCATCTGACGGACCTACCATTTCCCAAGCTATCCTGCTTTACCTCCACAAAGCTTGCTCTCACCTCTAACTGAGAGTCCACcatccttgagtaatttctcccAAAGCATTTGAGAATTCAGAAGGTAAaatttccctgaaaaaaaaaaggaggggcagATTCTCTTGTGCAGctcctccttctcatcttcctcctccttctctctttcttctctctccccctctcactcccactcactctctctttccttctatcttTCTATGGTGCTCTTGGATGGAATTTTCAGTCCACCATGTTAATGCTTAGCCATGTGGGTTGCAGACCAGCTAATCAGCTTGGCACTGGTTATTTTCCTCTTGGCTTTATTAACATCTAACACAGCACTAGATTAAAACAGATGTTCAAGTAACGGACTAAACAGATGGGCTGATACTCAGGTGACAgagatgtacatatgtgtgtatattagaaGTGGGACTTAAGCTCTAGGGGACAAAATCCCAGTTTTAaatattcacttatttttttaaaaaatattcactaTATATAATAATactatatatctatttatttaaatattcactatataagaataatatataaatagtatacataatactgtattttatatattatacatacatcgtatataaaatactatatataaataCTACATATATATAGAATACTTACTATATgtatcaaatatttataaaatgtagcaCTGTCTTTCTTGCACCAAAAATATTACATCTAATATGAAATATTATGGATGTTGACCCAGACACTCACTATGAGAATATTAAACCACCTAGTATCCTTCCATGGGAATGTCACCACAGGCTCATTGAAGTTCGAATGGGAACCTTAAGTGCTGTTTAGTGGCTTTCTGTCTGCTGGCCAGTTGTTACCGGTTCTTTATTTCCTGGCACTTCTGGTGTTTTATTCATTAATTGTTCTAGTTCCTAATCCAAATCCATTCTGGGTTACTTCTAGGTTGTTTATAGTCACTATGGGTGGAGAAATCACATATGGTGTACGTTTAAATTTGTGTACAAAGAACAAACAACTACTGAATAAAGACTAGAActacttcttttaaaataagtgaATTTCATCATATAGAGTTAGTtacatcttttctttaaaacaatttgTACCCATTTCAAGGTTGTAGATGGGGAAGATTACTCGGCATACAGCGAGACTGTAAGCATACATAATTTCTTAGATACAGACAGAATAGGACCAGGTAAATTGCAGTATTACCCAGGCATGTCAGACTAGTAATTGTGGCTCGGGCATCAGTGTTTCTGAGAGGAGGCAGGACTCATTCAGAATCATCCACTAGATTTTGTGCCTTTGTGTGCAAGGTGTTCTTTTGTTCCTGGCTCCTCCTGTCTATGCTTTTTAGCATTTGACCACCAGTGTCTTAGAAGAGGCTGTTGTATTCCATTCAATGGAATTGGAAAGATCCCTGTTGGGTTGCCTTTTCTGTTTCCAGCACTGGGACTTCCAGGGCCTTCCAGTATGTTGTATTCATCTATGTGGACGTGAGTGGGCTGTACCTGCCAGAGGGGAGAATGTCTGGTTATATATCTACACAACCACTGTGTTTGTTGTGTGCATTTtcagatgtgtgtgagtgtgtgtgtgtgtgtggggggggggtatgtgtgtgtgtctctctgtgtgtgtttatatttatgtttacgTGTGTTTGAAAATGGCCAAGGGCTTGTAGTGAAAAGTCCATTGCTGACATTCTTCACAACTGTCTCCTTGGCCTGCTGTTTGAGGTAAGCAAAGAAGGTTTAGTAAAATGGGTAAGTGGACAGTCCCTGGGGCTGAGGGCAGCCAGGTGAGAGTTGACATCTTTATCACACATGCAGGTGAGAGTTGACATCTTCATCACACATGTTCCTTTAAATGCATTGGATTTGGCTAGAGAACTGACCTTCATTTCAGTGCTCAGAGGAATTGTGAATGGTGGTGAACACATTTGTGATATTAATACACAGAGTCTGCTTCTGTAGCCCTGAGGTGGGGCCCCACATGCCAAGCTCTGGATGTTGCTGCTGATTTACAGAATCCTATAGAGGGCTTGAAGGGTTAGAGGCTGAAACATACAACAAGCTTTGGTGGGTGGGGATTGAATTGGGTTATAGGAGATGGGCAGCCCCTCATAGTACGTAACACCATCTATTCAGAGTCATAATGTGAAGACTGCCATCTATCTGGAGGGTAGAGGAATGTGAGGGACCTCCTGGAGGAAAGTGGGCCGTGTATCTACTGACTGATCAACAGTGTAGGGGCAAGGCCTTTCACAGTAGTGTAAACTATATGAGGGGATATAGGCAAATGGTTTAGTCcaaccagaaaaattctcatgaATGTCCAGACCAAAGCCAACCTTTCCTGCTATTTAAAGGAGTGAGACCAGTTTTCATCTGTTTTGGGAGGTAGATGACATAATATGAGATGATATCAGCAATAATGGTAATGCATTAAAAATGATGATGTCCAAAACAAGTTTTGACAGATAAGTCTCTTTTTTATATAATTCAAAAAGTTTAGAATGTCACATTTAAGTACTTTCTGGACTTAATGTTGACAAA contains:
- the Lamp5 gene encoding lysosome-associated membrane glycoprotein 5 precursor, with amino-acid sequence MDLRVRTLLGGDRLRILLMFFHVMVQTVAEQEVENLSGLSTNPEKDIFVVRENGTTCLMAEFAAKFIVPYDVWASNYVDLITEQAEISLTRGAEVKGHCGHNESELEVFWVDHAYTLRMLFVKESHNTSKGPEATWNLNKVHFVYDSSEKTHFKAPVKVNKYIASSHHLSALVTPAGMSYECQAQQTISLASSDPQKTVTMILSAVHIQPFDIISDFVFSEEHKCPVDEQEQLEETLPLILGLILGLVIVITLVIYHIHHKMTANQVQIPRDRSQYKHMG
- the Lamp5 gene encoding lysosome-associated membrane glycoprotein 5 isoform X1, with the protein product MLFVKESHNTSKGPEATWNLNKVHFVYDSSEKTHFKAPVKVNKYIASSHHLSALVTPAGMSYECQAQQTISLASSDPQKTVTMILSAVHIQPFDIISDFVFSEEHKCPVDEQEQLEETLPLILGLILGLVIVITLVIYHIHHKMTANQVQIPRDRSQYKHMG